A DNA window from Nitrospira sp. contains the following coding sequences:
- a CDS encoding hypothetical protein (Evidence 4 : Unknown function but conserved in other organisms; MaGe:77310936) produces MSQFTRARAMVQYGVVVGALLGFPFAGWAQDAGEQKSIRMTCGTCPEGYATTGTTQAPSVCKDGDPTLVQCVPLGANLLPVCGSCPDGYVEIGRSSVPSRCGNTDGGRLSQCQLQKMEQNLPDPTQGVKTCPPYCGSAAQPGQGALPPVPRFQPAPDNK; encoded by the coding sequence ATGAGTCAGTTTACGCGCGCACGAGCGATGGTCCAGTACGGTGTGGTTGTGGGAGCCCTCTTGGGATTTCCCTTTGCCGGATGGGCGCAGGATGCCGGCGAGCAGAAAAGCATCCGCATGACTTGCGGGACCTGTCCGGAGGGCTATGCCACTACCGGAACGACCCAGGCTCCGTCAGTCTGTAAAGACGGGGATCCGACGCTGGTCCAGTGTGTGCCGCTGGGGGCCAACCTGCTGCCGGTGTGCGGATCTTGTCCCGATGGCTATGTGGAGATCGGTCGTTCGTCGGTTCCCTCTCGTTGCGGCAATACAGATGGTGGGCGGCTGTCGCAATGCCAGCTGCAAAAGATGGAGCAAAATCTTCCCGATCCCACACAAGGCGTCAAGACTTGTCCCCCATATTGCGGGAGTGCTGCTCAACCTGGCCAAGGGGCCTTGCCGCCAGTCCCGCGGTTTCAGCCGGCGCCGGACAATAAATAA
- a CDS encoding Anthranilate phosphoribosyltransferase (MaGe:77310944), whose translation MPIQDFIAKIAKGPKASKDLTWDESKQVMKLLIEGQATQAQIAAFLMAMRFKMESVSELAAFTATARQYVAPLSISKELAVVDVPSYAGKSETFHSLIAGAIVAASAGAAIVMHGYDGIPGRPGAAGVLKALGVPIDLDPKMAGEEVTKKGFVYLDIGMYHPPLYRFLEMRQEIGVRNLFHPIARLLNPSRAAAQVVGLSHPPHFEKTAEVLRMLGCPRALVIRGVEGDPELSVTAATRVLELRDERIAPLGISPKDFGLALGTSRDMAGFPPGQQEKEAALLRKILQNQVPGGPKDWVLMNAALLLYAAGKGATAPACLPMARAALENGAAARKLDELAQAPLAAGKRG comes from the coding sequence ATGCCTATCCAAGACTTCATTGCGAAAATTGCCAAGGGTCCGAAAGCCTCCAAAGATCTGACCTGGGATGAATCCAAGCAGGTCATGAAATTGTTGATCGAAGGGCAAGCCACGCAGGCGCAGATCGCGGCTTTTCTGATGGCGATGCGATTCAAGATGGAATCGGTGTCGGAGTTGGCGGCCTTTACGGCCACCGCCCGGCAATATGTCGCGCCGCTGTCGATCTCAAAAGAGCTGGCGGTCGTGGATGTGCCGAGTTATGCCGGCAAGTCCGAGACCTTTCACAGCCTGATTGCTGGGGCGATCGTCGCAGCATCGGCGGGCGCGGCGATCGTGATGCATGGCTATGACGGCATTCCCGGGCGTCCTGGTGCGGCGGGTGTGTTGAAAGCCCTCGGGGTTCCGATCGATCTGGATCCGAAAATGGCCGGCGAGGAGGTGACGAAAAAAGGATTCGTCTATCTCGATATCGGCATGTACCATCCGCCGCTCTATCGCTTTCTGGAAATGCGCCAGGAAATCGGGGTGCGCAATCTCTTCCATCCGATCGCCCGGCTGCTGAACCCGTCGCGGGCGGCGGCGCAAGTGGTGGGCTTGTCCCATCCGCCGCATTTCGAAAAAACGGCGGAGGTGTTGCGGATGTTGGGCTGTCCACGCGCCTTGGTGATTCGTGGCGTGGAAGGCGATCCGGAGCTCTCCGTCACAGCGGCAACCCGGGTGCTGGAGTTGCGGGATGAGCGGATCGCTCCGCTGGGAATTTCGCCGAAGGATTTCGGCTTGGCGCTCGGCACATCTCGCGACATGGCTGGGTTTCCCCCGGGCCAGCAGGAGAAGGAAGCGGCGTTGTTGCGGAAGATTTTGCAGAATCAGGTGCCGGGCGGCCCCAAGGATTGGGTGCTGATGAATGCAGCGTTGTTGCTGTATGCGGCGGGAAAGGGAGCAACAGCGCCAGCCTGTCTGCCGATGGCGCGAGCCGCGCTTGAAAACGGCGCCGCGGCTCGCAAGTTGGATGAGCTGGCGCAGGCGCCTCTTGCGGCCGGTAAACGGGGATAG
- a CDS encoding Prephenate dehydrogenase (MaGe:77310931) yields MAVHFKQVAIIGVGLIGGSLGMILRRKGLADQVVGVGRRVENLKTAVELGAIDRYVADPKEGVRDADLVILATPVDTYDWHLKGWASCLSPGAIVSDVGSVKGALVEQSEASMPPGVYFVGAHPIAGKEKTGVAAGTDQLFQGARCIVTPTAKTNAQALERVRALWQETGSIVLTMDPHVHDQILGAVSHLPHVAAFALITALANLRDGEITALDLAAHSGGGLRDTTRIAASSPEMWRDIFLWNRENVVHFIDAYQESLQEFRRLIQAGDGAGIEKALERAKSEREKLNARPTVTV; encoded by the coding sequence ATGGCGGTTCATTTCAAACAGGTTGCGATTATCGGGGTAGGCCTGATCGGCGGATCGCTCGGGATGATCTTGCGCCGTAAAGGACTGGCCGATCAGGTGGTCGGCGTCGGCCGGCGGGTGGAGAATCTGAAGACGGCCGTTGAGCTGGGCGCGATCGATCGTTATGTCGCCGATCCTAAGGAAGGTGTGCGTGACGCCGATCTCGTAATCCTGGCCACACCGGTCGATACCTACGACTGGCACCTAAAGGGCTGGGCTTCGTGTCTTTCCCCAGGGGCTATCGTGAGCGATGTTGGAAGTGTGAAAGGTGCGCTGGTCGAACAGTCGGAAGCCAGCATGCCGCCCGGGGTCTATTTCGTCGGAGCGCACCCGATTGCCGGAAAAGAGAAGACCGGCGTGGCTGCGGGAACCGATCAGCTGTTTCAAGGCGCGCGTTGTATCGTGACTCCTACTGCTAAAACCAACGCGCAAGCCTTGGAGCGTGTGCGTGCGTTGTGGCAGGAGACGGGCTCGATCGTGCTGACGATGGATCCGCATGTACACGATCAGATCTTGGGTGCCGTGAGTCATTTGCCGCATGTTGCGGCCTTTGCCTTGATCACGGCGTTGGCGAATCTTCGGGACGGTGAAATTACTGCGCTCGATTTGGCGGCGCACTCCGGCGGCGGATTGAGGGATACCACCAGGATTGCGGCGAGTTCTCCTGAGATGTGGCGGGATATTTTCCTCTGGAATCGCGAGAATGTGGTGCATTTCATTGATGCGTATCAGGAGTCGCTCCAGGAATTCCGCCGCTTGATTCAAGCCGGCGACGGAGCCGGGATTGAAAAGGCGCTTGAGCGGGCCAAATCAGAGCGTGAGAAATTGAACGCTCGCCCTACTGTGACGGTGTAA
- a CDS encoding Histidinol-phosphate aminotransferase (MaGe:77310933) produces MALHIHPDIASLNPYVPGKPIEELQRELGLARVIKLASNENPLGPSPKALAALAGGHDSLHRYPDGGAYRLRQALADRWKVSLDRIILGNGSDEVLGLLARTFLAPGDEAVMADQTFVIYKMEVTAAHGKAVIVPLINWTHDLDGMAKAITPKTRLVFLCNPNNPTGTMVAADAVARFMAKVPEDVVVVFDEAYLEYVRDPHFPDSLQYVMQGRNAIVLRTFSKIYGLAGLRIGYGITTPEITNCLNRVRPPFNANTLAQRAALAALGDDDHVAKSRAVNAAGMQQIENGLRALGFAAIPSQANFVYFDVKRAGRPVFDALLREGVIVRHIEGTMLRVTIGQPDENDAFLVSLKKVLQST; encoded by the coding sequence ATGGCACTGCATATTCATCCAGATATTGCCTCGCTCAACCCGTATGTCCCGGGCAAGCCGATTGAGGAATTGCAGCGCGAGCTGGGCTTGGCTCGCGTGATTAAGCTGGCCTCGAATGAGAATCCGCTGGGGCCCTCGCCCAAAGCGCTGGCCGCGCTGGCTGGGGGGCATGACAGTTTGCATCGGTATCCGGATGGCGGGGCCTATCGCCTGCGCCAGGCGTTGGCCGATCGCTGGAAGGTCAGTCTCGATCGCATCATCCTCGGCAATGGGTCGGATGAAGTGCTCGGCCTGCTGGCCCGGACGTTTCTGGCGCCAGGCGATGAAGCGGTAATGGCCGATCAGACCTTCGTGATCTACAAGATGGAAGTCACGGCGGCGCACGGTAAGGCCGTGATCGTTCCGTTGATCAATTGGACGCACGATCTTGACGGCATGGCGAAAGCCATTACGCCCAAGACCAGGCTCGTCTTCCTCTGCAACCCCAATAATCCTACCGGGACCATGGTGGCCGCCGATGCCGTTGCCCGGTTCATGGCGAAAGTTCCAGAGGATGTGGTCGTGGTGTTCGACGAAGCCTATCTCGAATATGTGCGCGATCCGCATTTCCCGGACAGTTTGCAGTATGTGATGCAGGGGCGGAACGCGATTGTGCTGAGAACATTTTCAAAGATTTATGGGTTGGCCGGATTAAGAATCGGCTATGGGATTACGACTCCGGAGATCACCAACTGCCTGAACCGCGTGCGGCCACCGTTCAACGCCAACACGCTGGCGCAGCGCGCGGCGCTGGCCGCGCTGGGCGACGACGACCATGTGGCGAAGAGTCGAGCGGTGAATGCGGCCGGGATGCAGCAAATCGAAAACGGCTTGCGCGCGCTGGGATTTGCCGCGATTCCCAGCCAGGCGAATTTCGTCTATTTCGACGTCAAGCGCGCTGGCCGGCCGGTGTTCGATGCCTTGCTGCGCGAGGGCGTGATTGTGCGGCATATTGAAGGCACGATGCTGCGCGTGACGATTGGGCAGCCGGACGAGAATGACGCGTTCCTGGTTTCGTTGAAGAAGGTCTTGCAGTCGACGTGA
- a CDS encoding sulfate adenylyltransferase, subunit 2 (Evidence 2a : Function from experimental evidences in other organisms; PubMedId 1316900, 2185135, 2828368; Product type e : enzyme; MaGe:77310943), producing the protein MKHLRQLEDQSVYILREAYKNFDNLGMLWSMGKDSTVLLWLARKAFFGQVPFPLLHVDTSYKIPAMIEYRDRIAREWRLDLVVGQNKEALAAGMNHTMGRVACCTALKTNGLKQLIEQKGYTGIILGVRADEEGTRAKERYFSPRDKHGDWDFRDQPPELWDQFKTTFPPGTHIRIHPLLDWTEINIWEYIKHENIPFMDLYLDKGDGTRYRSLGCAPCTTPIKSTAKTVDEIIAELRQTTVAERAGRAQDEGRGMELLRKDGYM; encoded by the coding sequence GTGAAACACCTTCGTCAGTTGGAAGATCAAAGCGTCTACATTCTTCGCGAGGCCTACAAGAATTTCGACAACCTGGGCATGCTCTGGTCCATGGGCAAAGACTCCACCGTCTTGCTCTGGCTGGCGCGCAAGGCCTTCTTCGGGCAGGTGCCCTTTCCGTTGCTGCACGTTGATACCAGCTACAAGATTCCCGCGATGATCGAATATCGCGACCGGATCGCGCGTGAATGGCGCTTAGATTTGGTGGTGGGCCAAAACAAAGAAGCCTTGGCCGCTGGCATGAATCATACGATGGGCCGCGTCGCCTGTTGCACCGCGCTCAAGACGAATGGGCTGAAGCAGCTGATCGAACAGAAAGGCTACACCGGCATCATCCTCGGTGTGCGCGCGGACGAAGAGGGGACGAGGGCGAAAGAGCGGTATTTTTCGCCCCGCGACAAGCATGGCGACTGGGATTTCCGAGATCAGCCGCCCGAGCTCTGGGATCAGTTCAAGACGACCTTTCCGCCTGGCACGCATATTCGCATCCATCCGTTGCTGGATTGGACGGAGATCAATATTTGGGAATACATCAAGCACGAAAATATTCCCTTCATGGATTTGTATCTCGACAAGGGCGATGGGACCAGGTACCGCAGTCTCGGCTGCGCGCCCTGCACGACGCCGATCAAATCGACCGCCAAGACGGTCGATGAGATCATTGCTGAATTGCGCCAGACAACGGTGGCGGAACGAGCCGGCCGTGCGCAGGATGAAGGGCGCGGGATGGAGCTCTTACGCAAAGACGGCTACATGTAA
- a CDS encoding Holliday junction ATP-dependent DNA helicase RuvA (MaGe:77310937) has translation MIAFLTGRLAFKAPTHLTLDVQGVGYEVHIPLSTYYALPNLDDVAALHIHTHLREDAIQLFGFLAQSEKEAFLLLTTVSGIGPRLALGVLSGLPLNELVRAIQSEDVEKLATIPGIGKKTAARIALELKEKIVKIHSGGASVTIEEPAVPTGPYDDALSALVNLGYRPQDVKDALKRVSKAVESQAGLKELIREGLKELARG, from the coding sequence ATGATCGCCTTTCTAACGGGGCGGCTGGCTTTTAAGGCGCCGACGCATCTTACGCTGGATGTGCAGGGTGTGGGCTATGAAGTTCATATTCCCCTGAGCACATACTACGCGCTGCCCAATCTCGACGACGTCGCGGCGCTCCATATCCATACCCATCTGCGCGAAGACGCGATTCAGCTGTTCGGCTTTCTTGCGCAGAGCGAGAAAGAAGCCTTTTTGCTGCTCACGACGGTGTCCGGCATCGGTCCGAGACTGGCGCTCGGTGTTTTGTCCGGGCTTCCGCTGAACGAGCTCGTCCGCGCCATTCAATCCGAAGATGTCGAAAAGCTCGCTACGATTCCGGGGATCGGAAAGAAGACGGCGGCGCGCATCGCGCTCGAACTCAAAGAGAAGATCGTGAAGATCCATTCCGGGGGGGCTTCCGTCACGATTGAAGAGCCAGCGGTCCCGACGGGTCCCTATGACGATGCGCTTTCGGCCCTTGTCAATCTTGGGTATCGCCCGCAAGATGTCAAAGATGCGTTGAAGCGAGTTTCCAAGGCGGTCGAGAGTCAGGCCGGTCTCAAGGAATTGATTCGTGAAGGGTTGAAAGAACTGGCGAGGGGGTAA
- a CDS encoding conserved membrane protein of unknown function (Evidence 4 : Unknown function but conserved in other organisms; MaGe:77310939) has product MLQGLQRPIRNIGWAFPLMPTFGAFFRENPARMWALCCSLIVLVALLLGLDGAVLFAQHGEPSHEAASVGSAEHGHDHHALTLSPDSWEGSKAGIAYSEFNHHLAGLFVLLIGCSEMAQATRSSSLGWARMLLPAALLGMAAFLLIWSDHQAWPIGPMSFAETFFGNDHEILQHKMYGLLALTVGLIEWSRRLGLLDHAGWLVPLPLFAMVGGLMLFAHSHGAHPAAEKIAMHHAVMGTLALSAGSTKLVSAGRGVLMGWSRSRWETIWAGLILLIGLQLLVYAE; this is encoded by the coding sequence ATGTTGCAGGGTCTCCAGAGGCCCATCCGGAATATCGGATGGGCCTTTCCTTTAATGCCGACGTTCGGAGCGTTCTTCAGGGAAAATCCCGCCAGAATGTGGGCGCTATGCTGCTCTCTTATTGTCCTGGTCGCCCTGCTGCTTGGCCTAGATGGCGCGGTGCTCTTCGCTCAGCATGGCGAGCCTAGTCACGAGGCGGCTTCGGTGGGTTCCGCGGAGCATGGTCACGATCATCATGCGCTCACTCTTTCTCCTGACAGCTGGGAAGGGTCGAAGGCTGGCATAGCCTACTCGGAGTTCAATCATCATCTCGCCGGACTATTTGTACTTCTGATCGGTTGTTCTGAGATGGCGCAGGCGACGCGGTCTTCCTCTCTCGGCTGGGCGAGAATGCTTCTGCCAGCGGCATTACTGGGCATGGCCGCGTTTCTGCTGATCTGGAGCGATCATCAGGCCTGGCCCATCGGGCCAATGAGTTTTGCGGAGACGTTTTTCGGAAACGATCATGAAATTCTCCAGCATAAGATGTATGGTCTTCTGGCTTTGACCGTCGGGCTCATTGAGTGGTCTCGGCGTCTTGGCCTGCTGGACCACGCCGGCTGGCTGGTCCCGCTTCCGCTGTTTGCGATGGTCGGCGGGCTCATGTTGTTTGCGCATTCCCACGGCGCTCATCCTGCCGCCGAGAAAATTGCGATGCACCATGCCGTCATGGGCACGTTGGCGTTGTCGGCCGGTTCCACCAAGCTTGTTTCAGCTGGACGGGGCGTCTTGATGGGCTGGTCTCGCTCCCGCTGGGAGACGATCTGGGCAGGCCTCATTCTTCTCATCGGTCTCCAGCTTCTGGTCTACGCGGAATAG
- a CDS encoding Iron-sulfur cluster carrier protein (MaGe:77310941), whose translation MAADKDLKAILGKLKYSDDAKVVQQITEQTKQVHARMAGIKYKLAVMSGKGGVGKSMTTVNLALAFARQGAKVGLLDVDLNGPCVPRMLGLHGQSLKMTPQGAIPPVGPLGVAVASMDFFLDDASPVRWKGPMDVSPVWLGLMEMNVIREFLSDVMWGELDYLLADLPPGAAADKPPVIAGFIPDLAGAIVVTTPSEVASDVVQKSVTYARDMGIKVLGIVENMSEYRCPSCGDVNELFEGNTEAMCEALDLPLLGRVPFDRKLAKTFDKGQPLLDETYPTIQRYQEIAGRIRTLLDYKKVLADKL comes from the coding sequence ATGGCGGCTGATAAAGATCTCAAAGCCATTCTTGGCAAGCTGAAGTACTCGGACGACGCCAAGGTGGTTCAGCAAATTACCGAGCAGACGAAGCAGGTTCACGCCCGCATGGCCGGCATTAAGTACAAGCTGGCCGTCATGAGCGGGAAGGGCGGCGTCGGCAAGAGCATGACGACCGTCAATCTGGCTCTGGCGTTTGCCAGGCAAGGCGCGAAAGTCGGGCTGCTCGACGTGGATTTGAACGGTCCCTGCGTGCCGCGCATGCTCGGCTTGCATGGGCAATCGTTGAAGATGACGCCGCAAGGGGCGATTCCTCCGGTCGGTCCGCTCGGGGTCGCTGTGGCGTCGATGGATTTTTTCCTCGACGATGCCTCGCCCGTCCGGTGGAAGGGACCGATGGATGTCAGTCCCGTCTGGCTCGGGCTGATGGAAATGAATGTGATTCGGGAATTTCTTTCCGATGTGATGTGGGGCGAGTTGGATTATCTGCTAGCCGATCTGCCGCCCGGCGCAGCTGCCGATAAACCGCCGGTGATCGCCGGATTTATTCCGGACCTGGCTGGCGCCATCGTGGTCACGACTCCGTCGGAAGTGGCGTCCGATGTGGTGCAGAAATCGGTGACCTACGCGCGCGACATGGGTATCAAGGTGCTGGGCATCGTCGAAAATATGAGCGAATACCGCTGCCCATCCTGCGGCGACGTCAACGAGCTGTTCGAAGGCAATACGGAAGCGATGTGCGAGGCCCTCGATCTGCCGCTTCTCGGGAGAGTGCCGTTCGACCGGAAACTCGCCAAGACCTTCGATAAGGGGCAGCCGCTGCTCGACGAAACCTATCCGACGATTCAACGGTACCAGGAAATTGCCGGGCGTATCCGCACGTTGCTCGATTATAAGAAGGTGCTGGCGGATAAGCTGTGA
- a CDS encoding hypothetical protein (Evidence 4 : Unknown function but conserved in other organisms; MaGe:77310940) gives MKFVCLNCETYMNFEKVEKPGEGSLGVFFGCPSCNAKFSMVTNPGETQMVSSLGVKLGGRTVAAEPFEMTRGTLKDEAMAGAGQMGAYLNEKIQGGQPVAAVAAPEKAGEKASGGCPFSAMVAEMGLTGTGKPGNGTAPVSSDFTWTADAKEKLDRLPAFVKPMVQSSVEAYARKNGFKSITLQVMDDSKTDSPNGMTWSREAEQRLENIPDFIRPMARKEIERVAKERGLATITAQVMDDAKDKFMKFM, from the coding sequence ATGAAATTTGTGTGTCTCAATTGCGAAACCTATATGAATTTTGAAAAAGTCGAAAAGCCCGGCGAGGGATCGCTCGGGGTCTTCTTCGGCTGTCCATCGTGCAACGCCAAGTTCTCGATGGTGACGAATCCAGGCGAAACGCAGATGGTCAGCTCTCTCGGCGTCAAGCTGGGCGGGCGCACGGTGGCGGCCGAGCCGTTTGAAATGACCCGGGGCACATTGAAAGACGAGGCGATGGCCGGTGCGGGTCAGATGGGCGCCTACTTGAATGAGAAGATTCAGGGCGGGCAACCGGTGGCGGCGGTAGCGGCTCCCGAAAAAGCCGGAGAAAAAGCGAGTGGCGGTTGTCCCTTCTCCGCGATGGTCGCAGAAATGGGATTGACGGGCACCGGAAAGCCGGGCAACGGAACGGCCCCCGTATCTTCAGACTTCACCTGGACGGCCGATGCCAAGGAAAAGCTCGATCGCCTGCCGGCCTTCGTGAAGCCGATGGTGCAGAGCAGTGTCGAAGCCTATGCGCGGAAGAATGGATTCAAGTCCATCACGTTGCAAGTTATGGATGACTCCAAGACCGATTCGCCGAACGGGATGACCTGGTCGAGGGAAGCCGAGCAGCGGCTGGAGAACATCCCTGACTTCATTCGGCCCATGGCGCGAAAAGAGATTGAGCGGGTCGCCAAAGAACGTGGCCTGGCGACCATCACGGCGCAAGTCATGGACGATGCCAAAGATAAGTTTATGAAGTTTATGTAG
- a CDS encoding Phosphoadenosine phosphosulfate reductase (MaGe:77310945), with product MTNGGSPEMVAELKRASEAFESQQPQDVLKDAIKRFAPKIVVACSFGAEDVVLVDMVHRIDPSIPLFYLDTDFLFPETYATRDRIIQQYALKPAQVIQVQSLLTPEQQAAQHGPALWSTEPDRCCQLRKVEPLTRVLKGYDAWITGIRRDQSPTRANAGLIEWDSKFQLVKVNPLARWTWSDVWTYIKVYEVPYNPLHDQNYPSIGCTYCTAPVAPGEDPRAGRWKTFTKTECGLHKS from the coding sequence ATGACCAACGGTGGAAGTCCAGAGATGGTCGCTGAATTGAAACGCGCGAGCGAGGCGTTCGAGTCTCAGCAGCCGCAGGATGTACTGAAGGACGCGATCAAGCGGTTCGCTCCAAAGATAGTCGTCGCCTGCAGTTTCGGGGCGGAAGATGTGGTGCTGGTCGATATGGTGCATCGCATCGACCCTTCGATCCCGTTGTTCTATTTGGACACGGACTTTCTGTTTCCTGAAACCTATGCGACCCGCGATCGCATCATTCAGCAGTATGCGCTGAAGCCGGCGCAAGTCATTCAGGTGCAGTCGTTGCTGACTCCGGAACAACAGGCGGCGCAACATGGTCCGGCGCTCTGGTCGACGGAACCGGATCGCTGCTGTCAGTTGCGGAAGGTGGAGCCGCTGACGCGTGTGTTGAAAGGATATGACGCCTGGATCACCGGCATTCGCCGCGATCAGTCGCCGACCAGAGCCAACGCGGGGTTGATTGAATGGGATAGCAAGTTCCAGCTGGTCAAAGTGAATCCGTTGGCGCGCTGGACCTGGTCCGATGTGTGGACTTATATCAAGGTCTATGAAGTCCCTTACAATCCCTTGCACGATCAGAATTATCCGAGTATCGGGTGCACCTATTGCACCGCTCCGGTGGCGCCGGGTGAAGATCCGCGCGCCGGACGTTGGAAAACATTTACCAAGACCGAGTGTGGGCTCCACAAATCCTAA
- a CDS encoding Phospho-2-dehydro-3-deoxyheptonate aldolase (MaGe:77310932) produces MIIVLRPDASEREVDHIIDRLRELGLKSQISTGQERTIIGVIGDDRILHNQPLTALPGVESVLPILAPWKLVSREFKKDPTIIDVGGVKIGGKKLVIMAGPCAVERLELTVGIAHDVKAAGASVLRGGAYKPRTSPYSFQGLGREGLDYLLEAKKQTGLPVVSEILDTRDIELFLEKADIIQIGARNMQNFELLKEVGAYDKPVLLKRGLSATIKEFLLSAEYIMSRGNRNVMLCERGIRTFETQYRNTLDLAAIPTLKELSHLPVIVDPSHATGKWQLVAPMSKAAIAAGADGLLIEVHSNPECALCDGEESIKPSKFKELMHDLGNIGRAVGREI; encoded by the coding sequence ATGATTATCGTCTTGAGACCTGACGCATCTGAACGCGAAGTCGATCATATTATCGATCGGCTGCGAGAGCTGGGCTTGAAATCGCAAATTTCCACCGGTCAGGAGCGCACCATCATCGGGGTGATCGGCGACGACCGGATTTTGCACAATCAGCCGTTGACGGCGCTGCCTGGCGTGGAAAGCGTCTTGCCGATTCTCGCTCCCTGGAAGCTGGTCAGCCGGGAATTCAAGAAAGACCCGACCATTATCGATGTGGGCGGGGTGAAGATCGGCGGGAAGAAGCTGGTCATCATGGCGGGACCCTGTGCGGTCGAGCGTCTTGAGCTCACGGTGGGAATTGCCCATGACGTAAAAGCCGCCGGAGCTTCAGTGCTCCGTGGCGGAGCCTACAAGCCCAGAACGTCTCCCTATTCCTTTCAAGGCCTGGGGCGTGAAGGGCTGGACTATCTGCTTGAGGCGAAGAAACAAACGGGCTTGCCGGTCGTCAGCGAAATTTTGGACACAAGAGACATTGAACTGTTTCTGGAGAAGGCCGACATCATTCAGATCGGCGCTCGCAACATGCAGAACTTCGAACTCCTGAAAGAAGTTGGCGCCTATGACAAGCCGGTGCTGTTGAAGCGCGGATTGTCGGCGACCATCAAGGAGTTTCTCCTCTCGGCGGAATACATCATGTCGCGCGGCAATCGCAATGTGATGCTCTGCGAGCGCGGGATCCGGACGTTTGAAACTCAGTATCGCAATACGCTGGATTTGGCGGCGATTCCGACGCTGAAAGAACTGTCGCACCTTCCCGTCATCGTCGACCCCAGCCACGCGACAGGAAAGTGGCAACTGGTGGCGCCCATGTCCAAAGCGGCGATTGCCGCCGGCGCCGATGGGTTGCTGATCGAAGTGCATTCCAATCCAGAATGCGCCTTGTGCGACGGAGAGGAATCGATCAAGCCGTCGAAGTTCAAAGAGCTGATGCACGATCTTGGCAATATCGGCCGAGCCGTCGGGCGGGAAATCTAG
- a CDS encoding putative transcriptional regulatory protein (Evidence 3 : Putative function from multiple computational evidences; MaGe:77310938), producing MGGHSHWATIKRYKGAQDVKRGKVFTRIIREIAIAARTGGDPDSNPRLRLSIAKAKEANMPGDTIKKAIQRGTGELPGVAYEEYALEGYGPGGTAVLLEITSDNRNRTVAEIRNLFTKNHGNMAEAGAVAWQFHKKGLLTIEKGKADEDQLLTLALEAGAEDVKVGDKTFEVISGTHEFEAVKKALADAKIETALAEITFIPQNTIRLEEKAAEQMLKLMEAMDEHDDVQKVHANFDISEEVMEKVAAAAAG from the coding sequence ATGGGTGGACATAGTCATTGGGCGACAATCAAGCGGTATAAGGGCGCGCAGGACGTCAAGCGCGGAAAAGTTTTCACCAGGATTATCCGCGAAATCGCCATTGCCGCTCGCACCGGTGGCGATCCCGACAGCAATCCTCGTCTGCGCTTGTCGATCGCAAAGGCCAAAGAAGCCAACATGCCCGGCGACACGATTAAAAAAGCCATCCAGCGCGGAACAGGAGAGCTGCCCGGCGTGGCGTACGAGGAGTATGCGTTGGAAGGCTATGGGCCCGGTGGCACTGCGGTCTTGCTGGAAATCACCAGCGACAACCGCAATCGCACCGTGGCGGAAATCCGCAATCTCTTCACGAAGAACCATGGCAACATGGCGGAAGCCGGAGCGGTGGCCTGGCAGTTTCATAAGAAGGGCCTCCTGACAATCGAGAAGGGAAAGGCTGACGAAGATCAGTTGCTCACGCTGGCTCTCGAGGCCGGCGCAGAGGATGTGAAGGTGGGGGACAAAACCTTCGAAGTGATTAGCGGCACGCATGAATTCGAAGCCGTCAAGAAAGCCTTGGCGGACGCCAAGATCGAGACGGCGCTGGCCGAAATCACGTTTATTCCCCAGAACACGATTCGCCTCGAAGAAAAAGCCGCCGAGCAGATGCTCAAGTTGATGGAGGCGATGGACGAGCACGATGACGTTCAGAAGGTCCATGCCAATTTCGACATCTCGGAAGAAGTGATGGAGAAGGTGGCCGCCGCTGCGGCAGGATAA